One window from the genome of Cucumis melo cultivar AY chromosome 12, USDA_Cmelo_AY_1.0, whole genome shotgun sequence encodes:
- the LOC103497148 gene encoding telomere repeat-binding protein 5 produces MVLQKRLDYGFHGYQVPTKPRATRSARKRSLCRKGTEGSQMRAFDLLATVADKLLHGTDGPTTTTTDTSTENDRHAVMNKELDANSLLKVEPSDRGSCDQGLVLETVLSGHNKNCDRNDSLPQHDEHSPQLVPIVTNFEKCKKEMENLASEVHLGSPSSKESDNCELDREHKVTVKYELHKTEEVLTGAQNQDDSCKREDPVIWDQKARLLVNNSDSCGKMTQDKNIVLNSSFTTQNNVKVVDRDDDENSSGCTHPVSSIKSFRTLPSSRDRRIRKVSASKSWKVVPRYRDESLSKSDGSWKSMFRSKSSHDSCRRQKSQMNIPFKKRKFFDCPSSVSNSDGGINSEGLSDSTGKVINTDNSGRSCSASGHGHQKSFPSKDSHVKIRIKSFRVPELFIEIAETATVGSLKRTVMEAVTAILGGGLRVGVLLQGKKIRDDNKTLFQTGISHDNQLDSLGFALEPNPSRTSLALSQEDSPCILLHDAPEPLTRYSRNASADNPGSSTVLSDPHGDSLVNFIESDHDSAPSPTDTSNHKSSTDSKALVTVPEMTVEALNVVPMHRKSKRSEVAQRRIRRPFSVAEVEALVQAVEKLGTGRWRDVKLRAFDNAKHRTYVDLKDKWKTLVHTARISPQQRRGEPVPQELLDRVLTAHAYWSKQQAKYQLKRQPETCLLL; encoded by the exons ATGGTGCTTCAGAAGAGGTTAGATTATGGGTTCCATGGCTACCAAGTGCCAACCAAGCCTCGAGCTACTAGATCAGCCAGG AAGAGAAGTTTATGTAGAAAGGGCACTGAGGGTAGTCAAATGCGTGCTTTTGATTTGTTGGCTACCGTTGCTGACAAGTTGTTGCATGGGACAGATGGTCCTACCACAACTACTACTGATACATCAACCGAAAATGATAGGCATGCAGTTATGAACAAAGAATTGGATGCAAACAGTTTGCTCAAAGTCGAGCCTTCTGATCGAGGCAGCTGTGACCAGGGCCTTGTCTTAGAGACTGTTTTATCAGGACATAATAAAAATTGCGATAGAAATGATTCTCTTCCACAGCATGATGAACATTCACCACAATTAGTTCCCATAGTAACAAATTTCGAGAAGTGCAAGAAGGAAATGGAAAATTTAGCTAGCGAAGTACATCTAGGCTCCCCTAGTAGCAAGGAGTCTGATAACTGTGAATTGGACCGTGAGCATAAAGTTACGGTAAAATATGAGTTGCATAAAACTGAAGAGGTGCTTACTGGAGCTCAGAATCAGGATGACTCGTGCAAGAGAGAGGATCCTGTTATATGGGACCAGAAAGCTCGTTTGTTAGTTAATAATTCAGATAGTTGTGGCAAGATGACTCAGGACAAAAACATTGTTCTGAACTCTTCTTTTACAACTCAGAATAATGTAAAAGTAGTTGATAGAGATGATGACGAAAACTCTTCTGGGTGTACTCACCCAGTCTCCTCAATAAAGTCCTTTAGGACATTACCTAGTAGTAGAGACCGAAGAATAAGGAAAGTATCAGCTTCCAAATCTTGGAAAGTAGTTCCGAGATACAGGGATGAATCACTTTCTAAGTCTG ATGGCAGTTGGAAATCTATGTTCCGCAGTAAGAGCTCTCACGACAGTTGCAGACGGCAGAAATCTCAAATGAACATTCCTTTTAAAAAGAGGAAATTCTTTGACTGTCCTAGCTCAGTGTCGAATTCCGACGGTGGAATTAATTCGGAGGGTCTTTCTGATTCAACTGGGAAGGTTATCAATACAGATAACTCAG GGAGATCGTGTTCTGCATCTGGTCATGGCCATCAGAAGTCTTTCCCATCCAAAGATTCTCATG TGAAAATTAGGATAAAATCTTTTAGGGTGCCAGAGCTCTTTATTGAGATTGCGGAGACTGCTACCGTTGGTTCATTGAAG AGGACCGTAATGGAAGCAGTGACTGCTATACTTGGTGGTGGATTACGAGTCGGCGTTCTTCTTCAGGGGAAGAAGATTAGAGATGACAATAAAACTTTATTTCAGACTGGAATTTCTCATGACAACCAGCTTGATTCATTGGGATTTGCCCTTGAGCCTAATCCTTCACGAACTTCTCTTGCCTTGAGCCAAGAAGATTCTCCTTGTATTCTTCTGCACGATGCCCCTGAACCTCTAACCAG GTATTCACGGAATGCCTCAGCAGATAATCCAGGCAGTAGCACTGTACTGTCCGATCCTCATGGAGATTCCTTAGTTAATTTCATTGAGAGTGACCATGATTCGGCACCTTCCCCTACCGATACGTCAAATCACAAGAGCTCAACAGACTCTAAAGCCTTGGTCACTGTACCAGAAATGACAGTGGAGGCACTTAATGTGGTTCCCATGCATAGAAAATCTAAGCGGTCTGAGGTTGCACAGCGTCGAATTCGCAGACCCTTCTCTGTTGCTGAAGTGGAGGCATTGGTTCAAGCTGTTGAGAAACTTGGTACAGGAAG GTGGAGAGATGTTAAACTCCGCGCATTTGATAATGCAAAGCATAGAACTTACGTGGATCTGAAG GACAAATGGAAAACACTGGTGCACACGGCGAGAATATCCCCACAGCAAAGAAGGGGAGAACCTGTGCCGCAGGAGCTTTTGGACCGAGTCTTGACCGCGCACGCTTACTGGTCGAAGCAGCAAGCTAAGTACCAGCTGAAGCGCCAGCCAGAGACATGTCTTCTCCTTTGA
- the LOC103497149 gene encoding oxysterol-binding protein-related protein 3C, translated as MGTPEKNESKGGFFAAMTSGISKLSNAMHRSVNGFLGYEGVEVINPEGGKEDAEEEAQKGRWKQEDRESYWKMMHKYIGSDVTSMVTLPVIIFEPMTMIQKMAELMEYSHLLNLADECEDPYMRLVYASSWAISVYYAYQRTWKPFNPILGETYELTNHNGITFLSEQVSHHPPMSAGHAENEHFSYDVTSKLKTKFLGNSLDVYPVGRTRVTLKRDGVVLDLVPPPTKVNNLIFGRTWVDSPGEMIMTNLATGDKVVLYFQPCGWFGAGRYEVDGYVYNSAEEPKILMTGKWNEFMSYQPCDMEGEPLPNTELKEAWHVAKTPENDKFQYTHFAHKINSFDTAPKKLLASDSRLRPDRYALEKGDLSKAGSEKSSLEERQRAEKRTREAKGQSFVPRWFDLTEEVTSTPWGDLEIYQYNGKYTKHRSEIDSSGSSSNDDVDVKSIEFNPWQYGNLSSD; from the exons atgggTACCCCTGAAAAGAATGAAAGTAAGGGGGGTTTCTTTGCTGCTATGACTTCTGGGATTTCCAAGCTTAGCAACGCCATGCACCGATCTGTTAATGG GTTTCTTGGTTATGAAGGGGTAGAAGTTATAAATCCTGAAGGCGGCAAAGAAGATGCAGAAGAGGAAGCTCAGAAAGGAAGATGGAAACAAGAG GATCGTGAAAGTTACTGGAAGATGATGCACAAGTATATTGGTTCAGATGTCACATCAATGGTCACTCTTCCTGTAATTATTTTTGAACCAATGACAATGATTCAGAAAATGGCTGAG TTAATGGAATACTCTCACTTGTTGAATCTGGCGGATGAATGTGAGGATCCTTATATGCGGTTGGTGTATGCAT CATCATGGGCTATATCAGTGTATTATGCTTATCAAAGGACCTGGAAGCCTTTTAATCCTATCCTTGGAGAGACTTATGAACTGACCAATCATAATGGCATCACATTTCTGTCAGAGCAg GTGAGTCATCATCCCCCAATGAGTGCTGGGCATGCCGAAAATGAGCACTTTAGTTATGATGTGACTTCAAAGTTGAAAACTAAGTTTTTAGGAAACTCGTTGGATGTCTATCCTGTGGGAAG AACACGGGTGACTCTAAAAAGAGATGGTGTAGTATTAGATCTAGTACCACCGCCCACTAAAGTTAACAACTTGATATTTGGAAGGACATGGGTTGATTCACCCGGAGAGATGATAATGACCAATTTAGCAACTGGTGATAAAGTTGTACTATATTTTCAACCATGCGGATGGTTTGG TGCTGGGCGTTATGAAGTGGATGGTTACGTTTATAATTCGGCAGAGGAACCGAAGATTTTGATGACAGGGAAATGGAATGAATTTATGAGTTACCAACCTTGTGATATGGAAGGGGAGCCTCTTCCAAACACCGAACTGAAAGAG GCGTGGCATGTGGCTAAAACACCCGAAAATGACAAATTCCAATACACACATTTTGCACATAAGATCAATAGTTTCGATACTGCCCCTAAGAAGTTGTTGGCATCAGACTCCCGGTTGCGTCCTGATAGATACGCTTTAGAGAAGGGTGATCTATCCAAAGCAGGGTCGGAAAAGAGCAG TTTGGAAGAGAGGCAGAGAGCTGAAAAGAGAACTCGAGAAGCCAAAGGACAGAGTTTTGTGCCAAGATGGTTTGATTTAACCGAAGAGGTTACGTCCACACCATGGGGTGACTTGGAAATCTACCAATATAATGGTAAATACACCAAGCACCGATCTGAGATTGATAGTTCTGGTTCAAGCAGCAACGACGATGTTGACGTTAAATCGATAGAATTTAACCCCTGGCAATACGGGAACTTGTCGTCAGATTAA
- the LOC103497150 gene encoding uncharacterized protein LOC103497150 produces MKDGKTMKVNSQLQHQNGHLPPFKLARLFDPETSWDKDQLGDVLHWMRQSVALVCGLLWGSIPLVGGIWFILFLVISTTMIYGYYAMILKVDEEEFGGHGVLLQEGLFASVTLFLLMWTLIYSLGHF; encoded by the exons ATGAAGGACGGGAAAACTATGAAGGTCAATTCTCAGTTGCAGCATCAGAATGGTCACTTGCCACCCTTCAAATTGGCTAGATTGTTCGATCCAGAGACTTCATGGGATAAG GATCAACTAGGAGATGTGTTGCATTGGATGAGACAGTCGGTTGCTCTTGTATGTGGGCTGCTTTGGGGCTCCATACCTCTGGTTGGAGGAATTTGGTTCATCTT ATTCTTGGTGATATCAACCACGATGATATATGGATATTATGCAATGATATTGAAGGTAGATGAAGAAGAATTCGGTGGTCATGGAGTTCTCCTCCAGGAAGGGCTGTTTGCTTCCGTAACTCTGTTTCTG CTTATGTGGACCCTCATTTATAGCTTGGGACACTTCTGA
- the LOC103497151 gene encoding PGR5-like protein 1A, chloroplastic: MAGTSTSFSPHLIKSTVSNLTRTIRAVTPFHLVLFSTKTPNSPLSSSDDLAQGPSCIFVGPIETATQETLEALYLQARDAYYSGQPLILDDMFDRVELKLRWYGSKSVVKYPRCSLRRQSTYSDAEEDLSQVLALAGIWLLFLALGCSACLVPLICTADLIFQDPLSLGLSYNTHGSPFEFLSAINAILFMAFGSLIGYPIATASVGVLQGLWRNDLVALKGACPNCGEEVFAFVRSDRANGSPHRSDCHVCECLLEFRIKFEKSSTKLGRQWVYGRIYLVRCKSRHQRLL, translated from the exons ATGGCCGGCACATCCACTTCCTTCTCCCCTCATCTCATCAAATCTACCGTCTCCAATCTCACCAGAACAATCCGCGCCGTCACCCCTTTTCATCTTGTTCTTTTCTCCACCAAGACTCCCAATAGCCCCCTTTCATCTTCCGACGACCTTGCTCAAGGTCCCTCTTGCATATTCGTCGGCCCCATCGAAACCGCCACTCAAGAAACCCTTGAAGCTCTCTATCTTCAG GCTAGGGATGCTTATTACAGTGGCCAACCGTTGATTCTTGATGATATGTTTGATAGAGTCGAG TTGAAACTGAGGTGGTATGGCTCCAAATCTGTGGTTAAATATCCTCGTTGTAGTCTTAGACGGCAATCGACGTATTCAGACGCTGAG GAAGATCTATCGCAGGTTCTGGCATTAGCAGGCATATGGTTGCTGTTTCTGGCACTTGGTTGTTCAGCATGTCTTGTTCCTTTAATCTGCACAGCTGACTTAATTTTCCAGGATCCACTCAGTTTAGGACTTTCCTATAACACCCATGGATCTCCATTTGAATTTCTTTCTGCTATAAATGCCATCCTCTTCATGGCATTTGGGTCTTTGATTGGCTACCCGATTGCTACAGCTTCTG TGGGAGTACTTCAGGGGTTATGGAGAAATGATTTGGTGGCACTTAAAGGAGCCTGCCCAAATTGTGGAGAAGAA GTGTTTGCATTTGTGAGATCAGATCGTGCCAATGGCTCTCCTCATAGATCAGACTGTCATGTTTGTGAATGCTTGTTGGAATTCCGGATCAAGTTTGAG AAATCAAGTACAAAACTTGGTCGCCAATGGGTTTACGGGCGTATCTACCTTGTAAGGTGTAAAAGCAGGCACCAAAGATTGCTGTAG
- the LOC103497153 gene encoding uncharacterized protein LOC103497153 has product MGKGRVRGMKLGPTSTIVFKSTPRQFTEFEIHDEGNLEDYQNVDARLSILELKMANMISILEQNGFMQSNNPTANTNGDLPYCIYKNPGRVCSMRLQPASTQVFRSISHRNIRNEARMDQNVDTRLSILETQMTKVVSILRRNGLMQGNI; this is encoded by the coding sequence ATGGGTAAAGGGCGTGTTCGTGGCATGAAGTTAGGACCGACCTCCACTATTGTGTTCAAATCTACACCACGCCAATTTACTGAGTTTGAGATTCATGATGAAGGCAATTTGGAAGATTACCAAAATGTAGATGCTAGACTTTCAATATTAGAGTTGAAAATGGCCAATATGATTTCAATCTTGGAACAAAACGGTTTCATGCAATCCAATAATCCGACTGCTAATACAAATGGAGATTTGCCATACTGTATATACAAAAATCCTGGACGTGTTTGTAGCATGAGATTACAACCAGCTTCGACTCAAGTTTTCAGATCTATCTCACATCGGAATATTCGCAATGAGGCCCGTATGGATCAAAATGTAGATACTAGACTTTCAATACTAGAGACTCAAATGACCAAGGTAGTCTCGATCTTGCGACGAAACGGTCTCATGCAAGGCAACATATGA